A stretch of Triticum aestivum cultivar Chinese Spring chromosome 1D, IWGSC CS RefSeq v2.1, whole genome shotgun sequence DNA encodes these proteins:
- the LOC123177576 gene encoding uncharacterized protein: MEERIIIPRRGEPQDQNQTADAAPAVSCSSGEESTDGESEPDFEFEFPSLLGRDHGSPAPADDLFADGRIRPAAFYPVFGRRPSARASSAGDVDGLPPAPTERRTRGQLGRLFLEETRAWNSSSSSSSTGSTASTSSLSSAATTDDGDGDGGLEGAAPESYCVWAPGGGGGGKSSESPRPPRAGKSGSTGSSVARWRRISDLVVGRSQSDGKEKFLFLPVNPPKQQQESKPKPRPNPAAGGTKKKGSEIGTVAAAHRMAYGAKAGVGVAANGATPRRTFLPYREELVGFFANVNGISRSHAHPY; encoded by the coding sequence ATGGAGGAGAGAATTATCATCCCCCGGCGAGGAGAACCGCAAGACCAGAATCAGACCGCCGACGCAGCCCCGGCGGTTTCGTGTTCGTCGGGGGAGGAGTCGACGGACGGGGAGTCGGAGCCCGACTTCGAGTTCGAGTTCCCGTCGCTGCTCGGCAGGGACCACGGCTCCCCCGCGCCCGCCGACGACCTCTTCGCCGACGGCCGCATCCGCCCCGCCGCCTTCTACCCCGTCTTCGGCCGCCGCCCGTCAGCGCGAGCAAGTTCAGCGGGGGACGTCGACGGCCTCCCACCGGCGCCGACGGAGCGGAGGACGAGGGGGCAGCTCGGGCGGCTCTTCCTCGAGGAGACCCGCGCGTGGAACAGCTCCTCGTCGAGCAGTAGTACGGGGTCGACGGCGTCCACGTCGTCGTTGTCGTCCGCGGCCACCActgacgacggggacggcgacggtggCCTCGAGGGCGCTGCGCCGGAGAGCTACTGCGTGTGGGcgcccggcggcggtggcggcggcaagtCGTCGGAGTCCCCGCGGCCGCCGCGGGCCGGGAAGAGCGGGTCCACGGGGTCGTCCGTGGCGCGGTGGCGCCGCATCAGCGACCTCGTGGTCGGCCGCAGCCAGAGCGACGGCAAGGAGAAGTTCCTCTTCCTCCCCGTCAACCCGCCCAAGCAGCAGCAGGAGTCCAAGCCCaaacccaggccgaacccggcagcCGGCGGCACCAAGAAGAAGGGCAGCGAGATCGGCACGGTGGCCGCCGCACACCGCATGGCCTACGGCGCCAAGGCCGGCGTTGGCGTCGCCGCCAACGGAGCCACGCCGCGGCGCACGTTCCTGCCGTACCGCGAGGAGCTGGTGGGTTTCTTCGCCAACGTCAACGGCATCAGCCGGAGCCACGCGCACCCCTACTGA